The nucleotide sequence TCGGCATCAAGACCTTCGGATTCCAGTTCTTTTCTGGCCGCTGAAGCCCGTTCCGTCGATAGCTCCCAATTGGTGTACTTGGTGGTGGAATAGTTCAACGCATCGGTATGACCTTCAATGGCCACCTGACTTCCCTGGTCTTTTATATTCTTGGCGATGACTTTAATGATCTTTCTGGCACTATCGGTCAGCGAGGAACTCCCCAGGGCAAACATGGGATTACCATCTTTATCAATCATTTGGACCCGTATTCCCCCTTCAAAAATATCGACCAGGATCTGATCCTTGACTTCCTTCAGTTTCGTTTCGATATCTTTCTTTAATTGGTCCCGCAATTCCTCCCGGCTTAAAAGCTGGGGCCCACCTTTGGGAATTTCGCTGTTAAAATTGGATTTATCCGTACCGCCTTCGCCCATGAGCCCGGAATTCCTATCCAGGAAACCGGCCCCACCCTGCTGCATAAAACTGAAATCCTTGAAATACTGGGCCATGGTTGTTTTCTTCTCCGGGGAAAGGATGGCAATCAACCACATAAGCAGAAAAAAGGCCATCATGGCTGTTATAAAATCGGAATAGGCCACTTTCCATTCTCCGCCGTGGTGCCCCCCCCCGTGCCCTTTGGCCTTTACTTTCTTGATGATGATTTTTTCTTGTTTCATTTTCTCAGAAAGGTCTCTAATTCATTAAAGGTTGGTCTTTCCTTACCCGGAATGGCCCTTCTTCCGAATTCTACCGATAACTGGGGGGCCGCCCCCCCCACAAAGGCTACCATGGCCACCTTGATAACGTGGTAATAAGCCTCATCCTCTTTGGCCTGATGTTCCAGATTGGCGGCCATGGGCCCGACAAAGCCATAACACATAAAGACCCCTAAAAAAGTTCCCCCCAGGGCCGCGCCGATGCTTTGCCCCAAAACGGCCGGCGGCTGATCGATCTTACCCATGGTCAGAACGACTCCCAGGACAGCGGCTACAATACCGAATCCCGGCAGGGAATCAGCGACCTTGGCCACGCTAAGGGAGGGAATCATGGTTTCATGCTGATGGGCCTCGATATCGACATCCATCAAATTATCCATTTCATGGGGGGGCATATTGGATGAAATGATGACTTTGAGATTGTCGCAGATAAAATCAACGGCCTTATGATTGGAAATAAGGCTTTTATATTTGGAGAAAAGCGGGCTTTTGGCCGGGGTTTCGATATCGGCTTCAATGGAGATCAGACCGTCTTTTCGAATTTTCATGAAAAGGCGGTTCATCAGGGAAAGCAGTTCCAGATAATCGGCTTTACTCCGTGCCTTTCCGGAAAAAATGGCGGCTATATGTCCAAAAACCAATCCGACGACTTTGGAAGGAGAGGCCACTAAAAACGATCCTATGGCCGATCCGAAGATAATCACCATTTCGGCCGGCTGGAAAATAACCCCCAAATTGCCGTGCTCCATGAGAT is from Deltaproteobacteria bacterium and encodes:
- the motA gene encoding flagellar motor stator protein MotA: MFAIIGIVVVIGAVLGGYLMEHGNLGVIFQPAEMVIIFGSAIGSFLVASPSKVVGLVFGHIAAIFSGKARSKADYLELLSLMNRLFMKIRKDGLISIEADIETPAKSPLFSKYKSLISNHKAVDFICDNLKVIISSNMPPHEMDNLMDVDIEAHQHETMIPSLSVAKVADSLPGFGIVAAVLGVVLTMGKIDQPPAVLGQSIGAALGGTFLGVFMCYGFVGPMAANLEHQAKEDEAYYHVIKVAMVAFVGGAAPQLSVEFGRRAIPGKERPTFNELETFLRK
- a CDS encoding OmpA family protein, which translates into the protein MKQEKIIIKKVKAKGHGGGHHGGEWKVAYSDFITAMMAFFLLMWLIAILSPEKKTTMAQYFKDFSFMQQGGAGFLDRNSGLMGEGGTDKSNFNSEIPKGGPQLLSREELRDQLKKDIETKLKEVKDQILVDIFEGGIRVQMIDKDGNPMFALGSSSLTDSARKIIKVIAKNIKDQGSQVAIEGHTDALNYSTTKYTNWELSTERASAARKELESEGLDADKLIRVAGYASKEPLIRDNPNDPRNRRISIILLYNASNKNTPIPLPGSGLPAQLIGDYNKTKPLSPS